One genomic segment of Theobroma cacao cultivar B97-61/B2 chromosome 6, Criollo_cocoa_genome_V2, whole genome shotgun sequence includes these proteins:
- the LOC18596261 gene encoding probable disease resistance protein At1g58390 isoform X2, which yields MDAEVVVSLLSQKLQNLLHDEEIAMTPKVKDQVQRTTHQLNLIRQLLKEADQKSRALTVEINSRKWTTRLLRALYSLDDAIDNFLVRKALQSRKPFTSFCNGVVFKKEMKLFISRTGDLIKNKQPLDIQDVTDNNIPGPSQHQRWARISDFCFDGESHVVGLEEQVKNLVALVVQGAEQGNQPAVVSMVGEGGSGKTAIARIVYNRVDIKRHFTSRAWVHVTKEFKVRDVLVDMITQLDEKIAKEPLLEDELKWRLPKLLGQGRYLIVVDDVDAPEFWEAIKEVFPPSSHGGVVIVTTRKAGLAVPAGSTLQVRPLNDEESWALFLKKLDITEDRLHNSQLMKFKGQILKLCGGLPLAIVLMGGLLSAKELTDSEWSRVIEHVNAIEGILALSYHELPSYLKPCFLYMGLFPKAIEIPIRRLIHLWVAEGFVTSLSDGDMVEEDLAEMYFEELVCRKMIEVVRWRLDGSPKTCRLPSLVHDVFSLKARDIGFLQIHSTSFSANTSQLPVRRLATYSNIPFSKLHVSHLRSYVSFNTLKGGIPAGNSSMFLDKIMSTGNLGVFRVLDLESVYKPELPKAMGTLLNLRYLGLRSTVINSLPISIGVLQCLETLDVKHTNITTLPDSFWKIRSLRHLYLNGICLDSLDVLSAETLNKLQSLCGLSISTESLVAETLSKCKCLRKLQLTFYIPSSIKIDWTSQLNKLHSLRIRSIRESGESASIKFTSFKEQHNLVNLYLFGSLLRPFKSTIFPPNLKSLTLSKTGLGKDPMLELGKLPQLNTLRLFNFSYVGEEMTCASGAFPQLHVLKLWQLDHFSKWLVEEGALPSLRELEIRDCRSLKTLDAFYQLSSLRELILTNMPPDFADYVRGIKSPGSAVFIKENHWEPSPPME from the exons ATGGATGCTGAAGTGGTAGTTTCTCTTCTCTCACAGAAACTGCAAAATCTTCTCCATGATGAAGAGATAGCCATGACCCCAAAGGTGAAAGATCAAGTTCAGAGAACCACCCACCAGCTCAACTTGATCAGGCAGTTGCTGAAAGAAGCAGATCAGAAGAGTCGAGCATTAACTGTTGAAATCAACAGCCGTAAGTGGACAACTCGTCTCTTGCGGGCTCTCTACTCTCTGGATGATGCCATTGACAACTTTCTCGTCAGGAAAGCATTGCAGAGTCGGAAGCCTTTCACTTCTTTCTGTAACGGAGTTGTCTTCAAAAAAGAGATGAAACTATTCATTTCCAGGACTGGAgacttaataaaaaataagcaaCCATTGGATATTCAAGATGTTACTGACAACAATATCCCAGGCCCGAGCCAACACCAACGTTGGGCAAGAATATCTGATTTTTGTTTCGACGGTGAAAGTCACGTGGTTGGCCTTGAGGAACAAGTAAAGAATTTGGTTGCTCTTGTAGTCCAGGGGGCAGAGCAAGGGAACCAACCAGCAGTTGTTTCGATGGTTGGAGAGGGAGGATCAGGCAAAACAGCCATAGCAAGAATCGTATACAACAGAGTGGATATTAAGCGGCATTTCACTAGCCGTGCATGGGTTCATGTTACGAAAGAGTTCAAAGTGAGAGATGTATTGGTTGACATGATTACCCAGCTTGATGAAAAGATTGCGAAAGAGCCATTACTGGAGGACGAATTAAAGTGGAGGCTCCCTAAACTTCTAGGACAAGGAAGATATCTAATTGTTGTTGACGATGTCGATGCTCCTGAATTTTGGGAAGCAATCAAGGAGGTCTTTCCACCCTCTTCCCACGGTGGTGTGGTGATTGTAACTACCCGAAAGGCGGGCCTAGCAGTGCCAGCTGGTTCAACTCTACAGGTACGTCCATTGAATGATGAAGAAAGCTGGGCTTTGTTCTTAAAGAAGCTAGACATAACTGAAGATAGATTACATAATTCTCAGTTAATGAAATTCAAGGGGCAAATCTTGAAATTATGTGGTGGTTTACCTCTAGCAATTGTCTTAATGGGTGGTTTGTTGTCTGCTAAAGAATTAACAGATAGCGAATGGTCAAGAGtgatcgagcatgtgaatgctATAGAAGGTATCTTGGCCTTAAGCTATCATGAATTGCCTTCTTACTTGAAGCCCTGCTTTCTTTACATGGGACTCTTTCCGAAAGCGATTGAAATCCCCATAAGGAGGTTGATTCATCTGTGGGTAGCTGAGGGTTTTGTCACATCCTTGTCTGACGGTGATATGGTTGAGGAGGATCTGGCAGAAATGTATTTTGAGGAACTAGTTTGTAGAAAAATGATTGAAGTGGTAAGATGGAGGTTAGATGGGAGCCCCAAAACATGTCGTTTGCCAAGCCTTGTCCATGATGTCTTCTCCTTAAAAGCAAGGGATATTGGATTTCTTCAGATCCACAGTACGTCATTTTCAGCTAACACATCGCAATTACCAGTCCGGAGACTTGCAACATATTCAAACATCCCTTTTTCAAAACTACACGTAAGCCATTTACGTTCTTATGTATCTTTTAACACTTTAAAAGGAGGTATccctgctggaaattcaagcaTGTTTCTGGATAAGATTATGAGTACGGGAAACCTTGGAGTGTTTAGGGTGCTTGATCTTGAGAGTGTCTACAAACCTGAGCTTCCCAAGGCAATGGGCACTCTCTTGAACTTAAGGTACCTAGGCTTAAGATCCACTGTTATTAATTCACTTCCAATCTCCATCGGCGTTTTGCAATGCCTGGAGACTTTGGATGTGAAGCACACCAACATAACCACTTTGCCTGATTCTTTTTGGAAGATTAGGAGCCTGCGCCATCTCTATCTGAATGGAATTTGTCTCGATTCTTTGGACGTGCTCTCAGCGGAGACCTTGAATAAGCTTCAAAGCTTATGTGGGTTGTCTATTAGCACCGAATCTTTGGTTGCAGAGACCTTGAGCAAGTGTAAATGCCTCAGAAAGTTGCAGTTGACATTCTATATCCCATCAAGTATAAAAATTGATTGGACATCTCAACTGAACAAACTTCACTCTCTAAGGATAAGATCAATAAGAGAGTCTGGTGAGAGTGCATCCATCAAGTTCACGAGCTTCAAGGAGCAGCACAACCTGGTCAACTTGTATTTGTTTGGATCGTTACTAAGACCATTCAAATCCACAATATTTCCTCCAAACCTGAAAAGCCTCACTTTATCAAAGACGGGACTGGGCAAAGACCCAATGCTAGAGCTAGGAAAGCTGCCTCAGTTAAATACACTTAggcttttcaatttttcctacGTAGGGGAAGAAATGACTTGTGCCTCTGGAGCATTTCCTCAACTCCATGTCTTGAAACTGTGGCAACTGGACCATTTTAGTAAGTGGCTTGTGGAAGAAGGAGCCTTGCCTAGTCTCAGAGAATTAGAAATTAGGGACTGTAGAAGTCTCAAAACGCTGGATGCATTTTACCAGCTGTCCAGCTTGAGGGAATTGATACTTACTAATATGCCACCAGATTTTGCAGACTATGTTAGAGGTATCAAGAGCCCCGGCAGCGCTGtttttatcaaagaaaatcaCTGGGAACCTTCTCCTCCGATG GAATGA
- the LOC18596261 gene encoding probable disease resistance protein At1g58390 isoform X1, giving the protein MDAEVVVSLLSQKLQNLLHDEEIAMTPKVKDQVQRTTHQLNLIRQLLKEADQKSRALTVEINSRKWTTRLLRALYSLDDAIDNFLVRKALQSRKPFTSFCNGVVFKKEMKLFISRTGDLIKNKQPLDIQDVTDNNIPGPSQHQRWARISDFCFDGESHVVGLEEQVKNLVALVVQGAEQGNQPAVVSMVGEGGSGKTAIARIVYNRVDIKRHFTSRAWVHVTKEFKVRDVLVDMITQLDEKIAKEPLLEDELKWRLPKLLGQGRYLIVVDDVDAPEFWEAIKEVFPPSSHGGVVIVTTRKAGLAVPAGSTLQVRPLNDEESWALFLKKLDITEDRLHNSQLMKFKGQILKLCGGLPLAIVLMGGLLSAKELTDSEWSRVIEHVNAIEGILALSYHELPSYLKPCFLYMGLFPKAIEIPIRRLIHLWVAEGFVTSLSDGDMVEEDLAEMYFEELVCRKMIEVVRWRLDGSPKTCRLPSLVHDVFSLKARDIGFLQIHSTSFSANTSQLPVRRLATYSNIPFSKLHVSHLRSYVSFNTLKGGIPAGNSSMFLDKIMSTGNLGVFRVLDLESVYKPELPKAMGTLLNLRYLGLRSTVINSLPISIGVLQCLETLDVKHTNITTLPDSFWKIRSLRHLYLNGICLDSLDVLSAETLNKLQSLCGLSISTESLVAETLSKCKCLRKLQLTFYIPSSIKIDWTSQLNKLHSLRIRSIRESGESASIKFTSFKEQHNLVNLYLFGSLLRPFKSTIFPPNLKSLTLSKTGLGKDPMLELGKLPQLNTLRLFNFSYVGEEMTCASGAFPQLHVLKLWQLDHFSKWLVEEGALPSLRELEIRDCRSLKTLDAFYQLSSLRELILTNMPPDFADYVRGIKSPGSAVFIKENHWEPSPPMM; this is encoded by the exons ATGGATGCTGAAGTGGTAGTTTCTCTTCTCTCACAGAAACTGCAAAATCTTCTCCATGATGAAGAGATAGCCATGACCCCAAAGGTGAAAGATCAAGTTCAGAGAACCACCCACCAGCTCAACTTGATCAGGCAGTTGCTGAAAGAAGCAGATCAGAAGAGTCGAGCATTAACTGTTGAAATCAACAGCCGTAAGTGGACAACTCGTCTCTTGCGGGCTCTCTACTCTCTGGATGATGCCATTGACAACTTTCTCGTCAGGAAAGCATTGCAGAGTCGGAAGCCTTTCACTTCTTTCTGTAACGGAGTTGTCTTCAAAAAAGAGATGAAACTATTCATTTCCAGGACTGGAgacttaataaaaaataagcaaCCATTGGATATTCAAGATGTTACTGACAACAATATCCCAGGCCCGAGCCAACACCAACGTTGGGCAAGAATATCTGATTTTTGTTTCGACGGTGAAAGTCACGTGGTTGGCCTTGAGGAACAAGTAAAGAATTTGGTTGCTCTTGTAGTCCAGGGGGCAGAGCAAGGGAACCAACCAGCAGTTGTTTCGATGGTTGGAGAGGGAGGATCAGGCAAAACAGCCATAGCAAGAATCGTATACAACAGAGTGGATATTAAGCGGCATTTCACTAGCCGTGCATGGGTTCATGTTACGAAAGAGTTCAAAGTGAGAGATGTATTGGTTGACATGATTACCCAGCTTGATGAAAAGATTGCGAAAGAGCCATTACTGGAGGACGAATTAAAGTGGAGGCTCCCTAAACTTCTAGGACAAGGAAGATATCTAATTGTTGTTGACGATGTCGATGCTCCTGAATTTTGGGAAGCAATCAAGGAGGTCTTTCCACCCTCTTCCCACGGTGGTGTGGTGATTGTAACTACCCGAAAGGCGGGCCTAGCAGTGCCAGCTGGTTCAACTCTACAGGTACGTCCATTGAATGATGAAGAAAGCTGGGCTTTGTTCTTAAAGAAGCTAGACATAACTGAAGATAGATTACATAATTCTCAGTTAATGAAATTCAAGGGGCAAATCTTGAAATTATGTGGTGGTTTACCTCTAGCAATTGTCTTAATGGGTGGTTTGTTGTCTGCTAAAGAATTAACAGATAGCGAATGGTCAAGAGtgatcgagcatgtgaatgctATAGAAGGTATCTTGGCCTTAAGCTATCATGAATTGCCTTCTTACTTGAAGCCCTGCTTTCTTTACATGGGACTCTTTCCGAAAGCGATTGAAATCCCCATAAGGAGGTTGATTCATCTGTGGGTAGCTGAGGGTTTTGTCACATCCTTGTCTGACGGTGATATGGTTGAGGAGGATCTGGCAGAAATGTATTTTGAGGAACTAGTTTGTAGAAAAATGATTGAAGTGGTAAGATGGAGGTTAGATGGGAGCCCCAAAACATGTCGTTTGCCAAGCCTTGTCCATGATGTCTTCTCCTTAAAAGCAAGGGATATTGGATTTCTTCAGATCCACAGTACGTCATTTTCAGCTAACACATCGCAATTACCAGTCCGGAGACTTGCAACATATTCAAACATCCCTTTTTCAAAACTACACGTAAGCCATTTACGTTCTTATGTATCTTTTAACACTTTAAAAGGAGGTATccctgctggaaattcaagcaTGTTTCTGGATAAGATTATGAGTACGGGAAACCTTGGAGTGTTTAGGGTGCTTGATCTTGAGAGTGTCTACAAACCTGAGCTTCCCAAGGCAATGGGCACTCTCTTGAACTTAAGGTACCTAGGCTTAAGATCCACTGTTATTAATTCACTTCCAATCTCCATCGGCGTTTTGCAATGCCTGGAGACTTTGGATGTGAAGCACACCAACATAACCACTTTGCCTGATTCTTTTTGGAAGATTAGGAGCCTGCGCCATCTCTATCTGAATGGAATTTGTCTCGATTCTTTGGACGTGCTCTCAGCGGAGACCTTGAATAAGCTTCAAAGCTTATGTGGGTTGTCTATTAGCACCGAATCTTTGGTTGCAGAGACCTTGAGCAAGTGTAAATGCCTCAGAAAGTTGCAGTTGACATTCTATATCCCATCAAGTATAAAAATTGATTGGACATCTCAACTGAACAAACTTCACTCTCTAAGGATAAGATCAATAAGAGAGTCTGGTGAGAGTGCATCCATCAAGTTCACGAGCTTCAAGGAGCAGCACAACCTGGTCAACTTGTATTTGTTTGGATCGTTACTAAGACCATTCAAATCCACAATATTTCCTCCAAACCTGAAAAGCCTCACTTTATCAAAGACGGGACTGGGCAAAGACCCAATGCTAGAGCTAGGAAAGCTGCCTCAGTTAAATACACTTAggcttttcaatttttcctacGTAGGGGAAGAAATGACTTGTGCCTCTGGAGCATTTCCTCAACTCCATGTCTTGAAACTGTGGCAACTGGACCATTTTAGTAAGTGGCTTGTGGAAGAAGGAGCCTTGCCTAGTCTCAGAGAATTAGAAATTAGGGACTGTAGAAGTCTCAAAACGCTGGATGCATTTTACCAGCTGTCCAGCTTGAGGGAATTGATACTTACTAATATGCCACCAGATTTTGCAGACTATGTTAGAGGTATCAAGAGCCCCGGCAGCGCTGtttttatcaaagaaaatcaCTGGGAACCTTCTCCTCCGATG ATGTAG